One segment of Bradyrhizobium sp. WD16 DNA contains the following:
- a CDS encoding aspartate/glutamate racemase family protein, translating to MSTTRLGMLTPSSNTVLEPMTAAMLAGVGDVTAHFSRFRVTEIALSAPALQQFDDSEILRAAELLADAKVDCIAWNGTSAAWLGFEADERLCARIRAATGINACTAVLGFRSLFRRNGIARVGLVTPYRGDVQARIIANWTAAGFRCTAESHLGLQDNYSFSTVSADRIAAMAREVAAEGCDAVAIVCTNMRGGEVAAALEAELGIPVYDSVAVTLAEGLRVAGRSPAMVENCGSVFSGSFAKV from the coding sequence ATGTCCACCACCCGCCTCGGCATGCTGACGCCGTCGTCCAACACCGTGCTCGAGCCGATGACGGCCGCGATGCTGGCCGGCGTCGGCGACGTCACCGCGCACTTCTCCCGCTTCCGCGTCACCGAGATCGCGCTGAGCGCACCCGCCCTGCAGCAGTTCGACGACAGCGAGATCCTGCGCGCCGCCGAGCTGCTCGCCGATGCCAAGGTCGACTGCATCGCCTGGAACGGCACCTCGGCTGCCTGGCTCGGATTCGAGGCCGATGAACGGCTGTGCGCGCGCATTCGCGCCGCCACCGGCATCAACGCCTGCACCGCGGTGCTCGGCTTTCGCTCGCTGTTCCGCCGCAACGGCATTGCGCGCGTCGGCCTCGTCACGCCCTATCGCGGCGACGTGCAGGCGCGGATCATCGCCAACTGGACCGCGGCCGGGTTCCGCTGCACGGCGGAATCCCACCTCGGCCTGCAGGATAATTACTCTTTCTCAACCGTCAGCGCAGATCGCATCGCGGCGATGGCGCGCGAGGTGGCGGCGGAAGGCTGCGATGCGGTGGCGATCGTCTGCACCAACATGCGCGGCGGCGAGGTGGCGGCGGCGCTCGAAGCCGAACTCGGTATCCCGGTGTATGATTCCGTTGCGGTGACGCTGGCGGAGGGCCTGCGTGTCGCCGGGCGTTCTCCCGCTATGGTTGAGAACTGCGGCAGCGTGTTCTCCGGCTCCTTCGCAAAAGTTTAA
- a CDS encoding ABC transporter permease: protein MSSAIELTDGASAGPSFGRRFDRFIVPVAILIGWEAFARAGFLPPALLPAPSAVLHALADWMFGIDETTQSYSGHWLHDALSSAWRVGFGFAIAAASAILLGTAIGWWRTAETTLEPTLQMLRPIPPVSWIPLAIIWFGIADKPAIFLVFLGAFFPILMNTIHGVKGVDRNLIRAGAMMGATERQTLLHIVLPAALPSIFAGLRIAVGSAWMLTVTAEMVAVKSGLGYVLWDSYYFLRYDIVLAAMISIGVLGFVCDLAIKRLMNAVLHWQKATTVAGRQG, encoded by the coding sequence ATGAGCTCGGCTATTGAGCTGACCGATGGCGCGTCGGCCGGCCCCTCGTTCGGGCGCCGGTTCGACCGCTTCATCGTTCCCGTCGCCATCCTGATCGGCTGGGAGGCCTTCGCCCGCGCCGGCTTCCTGCCGCCGGCGCTGCTGCCGGCCCCGTCGGCGGTGCTGCATGCGCTGGCCGACTGGATGTTCGGCATCGACGAGACGACGCAGAGCTATTCCGGCCACTGGCTGCACGACGCGCTCTCCAGCGCCTGGCGTGTCGGCTTCGGCTTCGCCATCGCGGCGGCCTCGGCAATTCTCCTCGGCACCGCCATCGGCTGGTGGCGGACCGCGGAGACGACGCTGGAGCCGACGTTGCAGATGCTGCGGCCGATTCCGCCGGTGTCATGGATCCCGCTCGCCATCATCTGGTTCGGCATCGCCGACAAGCCGGCGATCTTTCTGGTCTTTCTCGGCGCCTTCTTCCCGATCCTGATGAACACCATCCACGGCGTGAAGGGCGTCGACCGCAACCTGATCCGCGCCGGCGCCATGATGGGCGCGACCGAGCGCCAGACCTTGTTGCACATCGTGTTGCCGGCGGCGCTGCCCTCGATCTTCGCCGGCCTGCGCATCGCCGTCGGTTCGGCCTGGATGCTCACGGTCACCGCCGAAATGGTCGCGGTGAAGAGCGGCCTCGGCTACGTGCTGTGGGATTCCTACTACTTCCTGCGCTACGACATCGTGCTCGCCGCCATGATCTCGATCGGCGTGCTCGGCTTCGTCTGCGATCTCGCCATCAAGCGGCTGATGAATGCGGTGCTGCACTGGCAGAAGGCGACCACCGTCGCCGGGCGGCAGGGCTAA
- a CDS encoding alpha/beta fold hydrolase: protein MITPTSFDTIAGRLHLPTTTRSHLGVVIVPPHGLEALAAAKTLRLLGERLAAAGHAALRFDLPGTGDSLGDDAQPDRIKTWTSAVIAAAAHLTAVAGVGGIAVVGLRFGALLAHQAAPRIANLAGLILLDPVSQGALYGRELAMTARVVAEGSGLDPDQTATADGIVGGGLFTSRDTIAAMRPLRLSLTSTTPTLVLHRPGARDIAALMAEAPSSNNITAEAASGFERIGLSPTVAETPHAVLARTVAFIDALPRPAAQSVTAAPVARIGDDSMREEALVFGPDHRLFGVLCQPARVSGPSPVLIMVNAGRNPHTGWARSSVTLARRLAAHGIASLRFDLGGIGEGIDRPDARDHLDELLYSDAQDAECRAAIDLVCARGLGPVTVLGACSGAYLALRAAAQDARVAGAVLVNLQRFIWRAGETVTAAIANNYPITTHYVGKLADPSAWKKALTGERKLAPLLKVLLGRAGRRLLPSKAALSDSERARAMMRELTGRGTRIDFVFAEDDNGLIELANHFGPRGRDLVGRPSVHFHFLTDCDHDLTPPAARERLFELVVTAMHAGPKTAADSPADARTDESLVA, encoded by the coding sequence ATGATCACCCCGACCTCCTTCGACACCATCGCCGGCCGGCTGCATCTGCCGACAACGACACGCTCCCACCTCGGCGTCGTCATCGTGCCGCCGCACGGGCTCGAGGCCCTGGCCGCCGCCAAGACCCTGCGCCTTCTCGGCGAACGGCTTGCCGCGGCCGGTCATGCCGCGCTGCGCTTCGACCTGCCGGGCACCGGGGATTCCCTCGGCGACGACGCTCAGCCGGACCGCATCAAGACCTGGACATCTGCCGTCATTGCCGCCGCGGCGCATCTCACCGCGGTGGCGGGCGTCGGCGGCATCGCCGTGGTCGGGCTGCGGTTCGGCGCCCTGCTGGCGCATCAGGCCGCGCCTCGCATCGCCAATCTCGCCGGTCTCATCCTGCTCGATCCGGTCAGCCAGGGCGCGCTCTACGGCCGCGAACTCGCCATGACGGCACGCGTGGTGGCGGAAGGCTCGGGGCTCGATCCGGATCAGACCGCGACGGCTGACGGCATCGTCGGCGGCGGCCTGTTCACCAGCCGCGACACCATCGCCGCCATGCGCCCGCTGCGCCTGTCGCTGACGTCGACGACGCCGACGCTGGTGCTGCACCGCCCCGGTGCCCGCGATATCGCGGCACTCATGGCCGAGGCTCCGTCCAGCAACAACATCACGGCCGAAGCGGCGAGTGGTTTTGAACGCATCGGCCTCAGCCCGACCGTGGCCGAGACGCCGCATGCGGTGCTGGCGCGCACTGTGGCCTTTATCGACGCGCTGCCGCGACCGGCTGCACAGTCAGTGACGGCGGCGCCCGTGGCGAGGATCGGCGACGACAGCATGCGCGAGGAAGCGCTGGTGTTCGGCCCCGATCACCGCCTGTTCGGCGTGCTGTGCCAGCCCGCGCGTGTCAGTGGACCGTCACCGGTGCTGATCATGGTCAATGCCGGGCGCAATCCCCACACCGGCTGGGCGCGCTCGAGCGTGACGCTGGCGCGCCGCCTCGCCGCCCACGGCATCGCCAGTTTGCGTTTCGATCTCGGCGGCATCGGCGAAGGCATCGACCGGCCGGATGCCCGCGACCATCTCGACGAGCTGCTCTACAGCGATGCCCAGGACGCCGAATGCCGCGCCGCCATCGATCTCGTCTGCGCGCGCGGACTTGGGCCGGTGACGGTGCTCGGCGCCTGCTCGGGCGCCTATCTGGCGCTGCGGGCCGCGGCGCAGGACGCCCGCGTTGCCGGCGCCGTCTTGGTCAACCTGCAGCGCTTCATCTGGCGCGCGGGCGAGACCGTTACGGCGGCGATCGCCAACAACTATCCCATCACGACGCACTATGTCGGCAAGCTGGCGGATCCGTCCGCCTGGAAGAAGGCGCTGACCGGCGAGCGCAAGCTGGCGCCGCTGCTCAAGGTGCTGCTGGGCCGCGCCGGCCGACGCCTGCTGCCGAGCAAGGCCGCGCTATCCGACAGCGAGCGGGCGCGGGCGATGATGCGCGAACTGACCGGGCGCGGAACGCGGATCGATTTCGTCTTTGCCGAAGACGACAACGGACTGATCGAGCTCGCCAATCATTTCGGGCCGCGTGGCCGCGACCTCGTCGGGCGGCCAAGCGTTCACTTCCATTTCCTCACCGATTGCGACCACGACCTGACGCCGCCGGCCGCGCGCGAGCGCCTGTTCGAGCTCGTTGTCACGGCGATGCATGCAGGCCCAAAGACGGCCGCCGACTCGCCGGCCGACGCTCGCACCGACGAGTCGCTGGTTGCCTGA
- a CDS encoding GntR family transcriptional regulator, translated as MSEQSPRRRGRPRKAATIDKTVGQHLRLRRTSLHERAVERLRELIIRGDLAQGTELVEAELCALIGVSRTPLREALKLLAASGLVELRQNRSARVAVMKRDEILSLFETLSGIERHAAELAAVRMEAEDLGELTRMQDEMEQQFAGRNIDVYFALNHALHQAIVAGTRNPLLSETHQWLIARAEWARYSALRSRQRWDESVREHRDILAALTARDATAAGRLLAQHVMNTGFEVVQALSDREASPQAGGAGHAA; from the coding sequence GTGAGCGAGCAATCCCCTCGACGGCGCGGCCGGCCGCGCAAGGCCGCCACCATCGACAAGACCGTCGGCCAACATCTGCGGCTGCGCCGCACCAGCCTGCACGAGCGCGCCGTGGAGCGGCTGCGGGAGCTCATCATCCGCGGCGACCTCGCCCAGGGCACCGAACTCGTCGAGGCAGAGCTGTGCGCGCTGATCGGGGTCTCACGGACACCGCTGCGCGAGGCGCTCAAGCTTCTCGCCGCCAGCGGCCTCGTCGAACTGCGCCAGAACCGCAGCGCCCGTGTTGCGGTGATGAAGCGCGACGAAATCCTCAGCCTGTTCGAAACCCTGAGCGGGATCGAGCGCCATGCCGCCGAGCTCGCCGCGGTGCGGATGGAGGCGGAGGATCTCGGCGAACTGACGCGGATGCAGGACGAGATGGAGCAGCAATTCGCCGGCAGGAATATCGACGTCTATTTCGCTCTCAACCATGCGCTGCACCAGGCAATCGTCGCCGGCACGCGCAATCCGCTGCTCAGCGAGACCCATCAATGGCTGATCGCCCGCGCCGAATGGGCGCGCTATTCGGCGCTGAGGTCGCGGCAGCGCTGGGACGAATCGGTGAGGGAGCATCGCGATATCCTCGCGGCGCTGACGGCGCGCGACGCCACCGCGGCGGGGCGCTTGCTGGCGCAGCACGTGATGAATACCGGCTTCGAGGTGGTGCAGGCCCTGTCCGATCGGGAGGCATCGCCTCAGGCCGGCGGCGCCGGCCACGCCGCCTGA
- a CDS encoding aspartate/glutamate racemase family protein translates to MRILLVNPNTTAEVTDLLTTAGRRAAAAGTELIPVTAPRGVPYIATLAEAQIGGAIALEMLAAHHGTADAAIIAAFGDPGLFGARELFDTPVIGMSEAAMLTACMLGRRFSIVTFATALGAWYRDCVEMHGLSARCSSVRCLDEAFATLTQVQHDKEGLLVDLAGKAVAEDGAEVIILGGAPLAGLADKVRDRVAVPLVDPIAAAVKQAEAIITLNPRKAIAGSFRRPAPKPTTGLPAPLAARIEHRDIPFAAE, encoded by the coding sequence ATGCGCATCCTCCTCGTCAATCCCAACACCACCGCCGAGGTGACCGACCTGCTGACGACGGCCGGACGGCGCGCCGCCGCGGCCGGCACCGAACTGATCCCGGTCACCGCGCCACGCGGCGTGCCCTATATCGCCACCCTCGCCGAGGCCCAGATCGGCGGCGCCATCGCCCTCGAGATGCTCGCCGCCCATCACGGCACGGCGGACGCCGCGATCATCGCAGCCTTCGGCGATCCCGGCCTGTTCGGCGCCCGCGAATTGTTCGATACCCCGGTGATCGGGATGTCCGAGGCGGCCATGCTCACCGCCTGCATGCTGGGACGGCGCTTTTCCATCGTCACCTTCGCCACCGCGCTGGGTGCCTGGTATCGCGACTGCGTCGAGATGCACGGCCTGTCGGCGCGGTGCAGCTCGGTGCGCTGCCTCGACGAGGCCTTCGCCACACTGACGCAGGTGCAGCACGACAAGGAAGGCCTGCTGGTCGATCTCGCGGGCAAGGCCGTGGCCGAAGACGGCGCCGAGGTGATCATTCTCGGCGGCGCGCCGCTGGCCGGCCTCGCCGACAAGGTCCGCGACCGCGTCGCGGTGCCGCTGGTCGATCCGATCGCCGCGGCGGTGAAGCAGGCCGAGGCCATCATCACCCTCAACCCGCGCAAGGCGATCGCCGGCAGCTTCCGCCGCCCAGCGCCGAAACCGACGACCGGCCTTCCCGCGCCGCTCGCCGCCCGCATCGAACATCGCGACATTCCTTTCGCCGCCGAGTGA
- a CDS encoding ABC transporter substrate-binding protein, translating into MRKTMLTRLMIGALAAGAVASVALLTPAVRAAEPIKLGYAKCAHCLPMALTPGLAEGVAIDATGFNSGNDVLTALVSKSLDVAQVTYLHYVTALDKGFDLVAISGEVNGGSECLSSPGLNLAKGDWASFKAAVEKAKAAGTPLKVAASRGNAQDIHMRGAFDKQGISVNKDLQFVNIPNPSDHIAALRRGEIDMVCTVEPFASQIRLAGAGKTFVLPYDQAAGKLTNIIVTRSDVIAARRADVQATVATVVKLVDKLKADKGVWADVIVKQTGLDRAVAEAALENAYPDYELHRPETLAIAAMMKDLKYISGDVSAQVTKNMDYSFLEAVTKRSKNELGY; encoded by the coding sequence ATGCGAAAGACCATGCTGACGCGGCTGATGATCGGAGCGCTTGCCGCAGGCGCCGTCGCCAGCGTCGCCCTGCTGACGCCGGCCGTTCGTGCCGCCGAGCCGATCAAGCTCGGCTATGCCAAGTGCGCCCACTGCCTGCCGATGGCGCTGACGCCCGGTCTCGCCGAGGGTGTCGCCATCGATGCGACCGGCTTCAATTCCGGCAACGACGTTCTCACCGCGCTGGTGTCGAAGAGCCTCGACGTCGCCCAGGTGACCTATCTCCATTACGTCACCGCGCTCGACAAGGGCTTCGACCTCGTCGCCATTTCCGGCGAGGTCAATGGCGGCTCCGAATGCCTGTCGTCGCCGGGGCTCAACCTCGCCAAGGGCGACTGGGCTTCGTTCAAGGCGGCGGTGGAGAAGGCCAAGGCCGCCGGCACGCCGCTCAAGGTCGCGGCCTCGCGCGGCAACGCCCAGGACATTCACATGCGCGGCGCCTTCGACAAGCAGGGCATCAGCGTCAACAAGGACCTGCAGTTCGTCAACATTCCCAACCCGTCGGATCACATCGCGGCGCTGCGCCGGGGCGAGATCGACATGGTCTGCACCGTCGAGCCGTTTGCCTCGCAGATCCGCCTCGCCGGCGCCGGCAAGACCTTCGTGCTGCCCTATGACCAGGCCGCCGGCAAGCTCACCAACATCATCGTCACCCGCTCGGACGTGATCGCCGCCCGCCGCGCCGACGTTCAGGCGACCGTCGCCACGGTGGTGAAACTGGTCGACAAGCTCAAGGCCGACAAGGGCGTCTGGGCCGACGTCATCGTCAAGCAGACTGGCCTCGACAGGGCGGTGGCCGAAGCGGCGCTGGAGAACGCCTATCCGGACTACGAGCTGCATCGTCCGGAGACGCTGGCGATCGCCGCCATGATGAAGGACCTGAAATACATCTCAGGCGACGTCTCGGCCCAGGTCACCAAAAACATGGACTATTCCTTCCTCGAAGCGGTGACCAAGAGGTCGAAGAATGAGCTCGGCTATTGA
- a CDS encoding ABC transporter ATP-binding protein gives MADIHIEGISKVFRDAGRGRDVNVLDDINLSFASNDFVCLLGPSGCGKSTLLNIVAGFEKPSRGRVTVEGRLVTAPGADRGVVFQQPTLMPWLTVAENIGFHLRLKGIARAVRRDRAQAYIDMVGLNGFESHYPAELSGGMNQRVGIARALIMNPRVILMDEPFAALDAQTKSEMQEELVAIWQRHRGTIVFVTHSVDEALVLGTRIVVMTRRPGRIREVIDLDLDRPRDVTSPAFNEMKRHVLALIKEVASQPAAA, from the coding sequence ATGGCCGATATCCATATCGAAGGCATTTCCAAGGTGTTCCGCGACGCCGGCCGCGGCCGCGACGTCAATGTGCTCGACGACATCAACCTGTCCTTTGCCAGCAATGACTTCGTCTGCCTGCTCGGTCCCTCGGGCTGCGGCAAGTCGACCCTGCTCAATATCGTCGCCGGCTTCGAGAAGCCGAGCCGCGGCCGTGTCACCGTCGAGGGCCGGCTCGTCACGGCGCCGGGCGCCGATCGCGGCGTCGTCTTCCAGCAGCCGACCCTGATGCCCTGGCTGACGGTCGCCGAGAATATCGGCTTCCATCTGCGCCTGAAGGGGATCGCCAGGGCGGTGCGGCGCGACCGGGCCCAGGCCTATATCGACATGGTCGGGCTCAACGGCTTCGAGAGCCATTATCCGGCTGAGCTCTCCGGCGGCATGAACCAGCGCGTCGGCATCGCGCGGGCGCTGATCATGAACCCGCGGGTGATCCTGATGGACGAGCCTTTCGCCGCGCTCGACGCCCAGACCAAGAGCGAGATGCAGGAGGAACTGGTTGCGATCTGGCAGCGCCATCGCGGCACCATCGTCTTCGTCACTCACAGCGTCGACGAGGCGCTCGTGCTCGGCACCAGGATCGTGGTGATGACCCGCCGGCCGGGTCGCATCCGCGAGGTGATCGATCTCGATCTCGACCGTCCGCGCGACGTCACGAGCCCGGCCTTCAACGAAATGAAGCGGCACGTCCTCGCGCTGATCAAGGAAGTCGCCTCGCAGCCGGCGGCGGCGTAA
- a CDS encoding glycoside hydrolase family 2 protein, which translates to MAMPAAVTGDTVLALTDGWSVAMSAAGAVTRPDQLDTLAWRPARVPASPAADLGATADEVDAHDIWYRCDLVATGPHSLRLDGLAGHADVFLDDHLRVDHLRVESRSMFVAHDIDFDGTGPHRLTIRVKALTPLLEAASGPRQRWRPMMISPQSLRLLRLSPLGHMPGWAPRIALAGPWQDVRLIRRGAPFRIRALRLIPSLHGARGRLAIDITFDHPVDPLPVLACAGHDVALRRMEPKRFSGELALDDVAPWWPHTHGAPALHQAVLRVGATEVDLGRIGFRSLALDRGRDGAGFRLRINGEAVFCRGANWMPPDPQRPGSADPRPLLARAKDAGMNMLRLSGTTMPESDAFYRACDEAGVLIWQDLPFANFDYPTGDPAFHALVMAETRQLMERLQASPALAVVCGGSEIAQQATMLGLKPAQTANPFFEDEAAKLVMAIAPQALYVPHTPWGGPLPFSTDHGVTHYYGVGAYRRPIEDVRRADVRFASECLAFANVPSPARLRAARLSDPAAPRWKSGVPRDLGADWDFETVRDHYVAALYGVDVQALRSGDPERYLALGRAAPAELMEAVFAEWRSTRSGCGGGLVWFLNDLVPGAGWGVLDDRGEPKTTWYALRRAFQPLHLGVTDEGLNGLAIHAGNETSTERRVKLTLACYGEAAHPLAKAEASLTLAPRQTARLDSATLLGRFFDFTYAYRFGPLAHDATVVRLFDADSGERLAEAAHVLAGRAATPGAIGLAAEVASDTDGYALRICAERFARFVTVDDDQFIAGDQGFCLTPGETRLVRLVSRGSNARPAGTVAALNSHPVSYRAS; encoded by the coding sequence ATGGCGATGCCCGCAGCGGTCACCGGCGACACCGTTCTGGCCCTGACCGACGGCTGGTCGGTGGCGATGTCGGCGGCGGGCGCCGTGACGCGCCCAGACCAGCTCGACACCCTCGCCTGGCGCCCCGCCCGGGTGCCCGCCAGCCCGGCCGCCGATCTCGGCGCGACAGCGGACGAGGTCGACGCCCACGATATCTGGTATCGCTGCGATCTCGTCGCGACCGGTCCGCACAGCTTGCGCCTCGACGGTCTCGCCGGCCATGCCGACGTCTTCCTCGACGATCACCTGCGCGTCGATCACTTGCGCGTCGAATCGCGATCGATGTTCGTCGCCCACGACATCGATTTCGACGGCACCGGGCCGCACCGGCTGACGATCCGGGTCAAGGCGCTGACGCCGCTGCTGGAGGCGGCGAGCGGACCGCGCCAGCGCTGGCGGCCGATGATGATCTCGCCCCAAAGCCTGCGCTTGCTGCGGCTATCGCCGCTCGGCCACATGCCGGGCTGGGCGCCACGCATTGCCCTGGCCGGGCCATGGCAGGACGTCAGGCTCATCCGCCGCGGCGCGCCGTTCCGGATCAGGGCGCTGCGCCTGATCCCGTCGCTGCACGGCGCGCGGGGCCGCCTCGCCATCGACATCACATTCGATCACCCGGTCGATCCCCTGCCCGTTCTCGCCTGCGCCGGGCATGACGTGGCGCTGAGGCGCATGGAGCCGAAGCGATTCAGCGGCGAGCTTGCGCTCGACGACGTGGCGCCGTGGTGGCCGCACACCCATGGCGCGCCGGCCCTGCACCAGGCGGTGCTGCGGGTCGGCGCCACCGAGGTCGACCTCGGCCGGATCGGCTTCCGCTCGCTCGCCCTCGACAGAGGCCGCGACGGCGCGGGCTTCCGCCTGCGCATCAATGGCGAAGCGGTGTTCTGCCGCGGCGCCAACTGGATGCCGCCGGATCCGCAACGGCCGGGCAGCGCCGATCCGCGCCCGCTGCTGGCACGGGCGAAAGACGCAGGCATGAACATGCTGCGCCTCTCCGGCACCACCATGCCGGAGAGCGACGCGTTCTATCGCGCCTGCGACGAGGCTGGCGTTCTGATCTGGCAGGACCTGCCCTTCGCCAATTTCGATTACCCGACCGGCGACCCGGCGTTTCACGCGCTGGTCATGGCCGAGACGCGCCAGCTCATGGAGCGGCTGCAGGCCTCACCCGCGCTCGCCGTGGTCTGCGGCGGCAGCGAGATCGCGCAGCAGGCGACGATGCTCGGCCTCAAGCCCGCCCAGACCGCCAATCCGTTCTTCGAGGACGAGGCGGCAAAGCTCGTGATGGCCATCGCGCCGCAGGCGCTCTATGTGCCGCACACACCGTGGGGCGGGCCGCTGCCGTTCTCCACCGACCACGGCGTCACTCATTACTACGGCGTCGGCGCCTATCGCCGCCCGATCGAGGATGTCCGCCGCGCCGATGTGCGCTTCGCCAGCGAGTGCCTCGCCTTCGCCAATGTCCCCTCGCCGGCGCGGCTGCGCGCCGCCAGGCTGAGCGATCCGGCCGCCCCGCGCTGGAAGAGCGGCGTGCCGCGCGACCTCGGCGCCGACTGGGACTTCGAGACCGTGCGCGACCATTACGTCGCGGCGCTCTACGGTGTCGACGTGCAGGCGCTGCGCAGCGGCGATCCCGAACGCTACCTGGCGCTCGGCCGCGCCGCGCCGGCCGAGCTCATGGAAGCCGTGTTCGCCGAGTGGCGCAGCACCCGGTCGGGCTGCGGCGGCGGCCTGGTCTGGTTCCTCAACGATCTCGTGCCCGGCGCCGGCTGGGGCGTGCTCGACGATCGGGGCGAGCCGAAGACCACGTGGTACGCGCTGCGCCGCGCTTTCCAGCCGCTCCATCTCGGCGTCACCGACGAAGGCCTCAACGGCCTCGCGATCCACGCCGGCAACGAGACGAGCACGGAACGCCGGGTCAAGCTGACGCTGGCGTGCTACGGCGAAGCCGCGCATCCGCTGGCCAAGGCCGAGGCATCTCTCACACTGGCGCCGCGACAGACCGCCCGCCTCGACAGCGCGACGCTGCTCGGCCGCTTCTTCGACTTCACCTATGCCTATCGCTTCGGGCCGCTCGCCCATGACGCGACGGTCGTGCGCCTGTTCGACGCCGACAGCGGCGAGCGACTGGCCGAGGCGGCGCATGTGCTGGCCGGCCGCGCCGCGACGCCGGGGGCCATCGGCCTTGCGGCGGAGGTCGCGAGCGATACTGACGGCTATGCGCTGCGCATTTGCGCCGAGCGCTTCGCCCGCTTCGTCACCGTCGACGACGATCAATTCATTGCCGGCGACCAGGGCTTCTGCCTGACGCCGGGAGAGACCCGCCTCGTCCGGCTGGTGTCGCGCGGCAGCAATGCCCGCCCGGCCGGCACGGTCGCCGCCCTCAACTCCCATCCCGTCAGCTATCGCGCATCATGA
- a CDS encoding BA14K family protein: protein MLASTTSLKRMAAAALLAASAMAAVPAQAAPIGAHLALDKADLATMQQVHYRGWGWGGAVAGGLIAGAIIGGALSSPYYAYPPDYYYGAPPVYVGPSDAVGYCMRRYRSYDPASGTYLGYDGYRHPCP from the coding sequence ATGTTGGCTTCGACGACTTCACTGAAACGAATGGCCGCTGCTGCGTTGCTGGCGGCGAGCGCGATGGCCGCCGTGCCCGCGCAGGCGGCGCCGATCGGCGCGCATCTGGCACTCGACAAGGCCGATCTCGCGACGATGCAGCAGGTTCATTACCGTGGCTGGGGCTGGGGCGGTGCCGTCGCCGGCGGTTTGATCGCGGGCGCGATCATCGGCGGCGCGCTGTCGTCGCCCTATTATGCCTATCCACCGGACTACTACTACGGCGCGCCGCCGGTCTATGTGGGGCCGTCGGATGCCGTCGGCTACTGCATGCGGCGCTATCGATCCTACGATCCCGCCAGCGGCACCTATCTGGGCTATGACGGCTATCGTCATCCCTGTCCCTGA